In Chryseobacterium turcicum, a single window of DNA contains:
- a CDS encoding flavin reductase family protein, whose translation MKKYKWITHKIVKETEDTISIYFDTAQEVFSYLPGQYLNVKCMINDELVIRSYSFSSKPSDKFPSITVKRVARGKMSNHLVDNAMFISIWEIEAPFGNFVLENQITEQAQIVLLAGGSGISPLFSMLKSIDKKIKMPLLIYGNKSPEETIFWDELEAMQMERQLNTYYSFTSNEFTSSEINHISERFSLPILHSIITEQIEMVEEAHYYICGPVGLMNLYQKALLGLNIPPKQIHTEYFALVPEENFVFENDDISKDVIVNYFQDHYIKDEVQTYECTSLIEVKASQSLLDAMKEHHIKVPTACKNGTCGTCWALKTDGEVRMVNNHALTEENISEGIILLCQSYPLNQEVVINLS comes from the coding sequence ATGAAAAAATACAAGTGGATTACTCATAAAATAGTAAAGGAAACGGAAGATACTATTAGCATATATTTTGATACTGCACAAGAGGTATTCAGTTACCTTCCGGGGCAATATCTTAACGTAAAATGTATGATAAATGACGAGCTGGTCATCAGGTCATATTCATTTAGTTCAAAACCATCCGATAAATTTCCCTCTATAACAGTAAAACGTGTTGCCCGAGGAAAGATGAGCAACCATCTTGTAGATAATGCAATGTTCATTTCAATTTGGGAAATAGAAGCTCCATTTGGCAATTTTGTTTTAGAAAATCAGATTACAGAACAAGCTCAAATAGTTCTGTTAGCTGGCGGAAGCGGTATTTCACCTCTATTTTCTATGTTGAAAAGTATTGATAAAAAGATAAAAATGCCTTTACTTATTTACGGCAATAAATCTCCCGAAGAAACTATCTTTTGGGACGAATTGGAAGCTATGCAAATGGAAAGACAGCTCAACACCTATTATTCTTTTACCTCCAACGAGTTTACATCATCCGAAATCAACCATATCTCAGAGAGGTTTTCTCTGCCTATACTCCACTCTATCATCACGGAACAAATTGAAATGGTGGAAGAAGCGCATTACTACATTTGCGGCCCAGTTGGGTTGATGAACCTTTATCAGAAAGCTTTACTTGGGCTGAATATTCCGCCAAAACAGATTCATACCGAATATTTCGCCCTTGTTCCCGAAGAAAATTTCGTGTTTGAAAATGATGATATATCTAAAGATGTTATCGTAAATTATTTTCAGGACCATTACATTAAAGATGAAGTACAGACCTACGAATGTACTTCGCTTATTGAAGTAAAAGCCAGTCAATCGCTATTAGATGCAATGAAGGAACATCATATTAAAGTTCCGACAGCTTGTAAAAATGGAACCTGTGGCACTTGTTGGGCGCTTAAAACCGATGGTGAAGTGCGGATGGTCAACAATCACGCACTTACAGAAGAGAATATCTCGGAAGGCATTATTTTGCTATGTCAGAGTTATCCGCTCAATCAGGAAGTCGTCATCAATCTATCTTGA
- a CDS encoding heavy metal-binding domain-containing protein, producing MKRLIHTLLGVTVCLATLSACNNVETKKSKEMTNHEHTDNKSAYACPMHSEVTGKQGEKCHICGMDLKAVNPDNANPYQVQLTSFPQNIEAGKPTKLTLAIKQNEKNVPLDISHEMKLHVMVVNEDLTWFHHIHPEEQADGAHAVTETFPNGGKYLIFSDFKPTGGEQTLNKQEIEVQGKNIPLNNDISTKYVSKVDGFTVTLINGSDFKTNKTQHLEIAIEKDGKKLNENDLQQYLGASAHIVMIGKVDKEFLHIHPVSDKRFPIFAQTHIEKPGVYRMWAQFKIDGTVHTADFTVEVAEGKKGENEEKSHAHQH from the coding sequence ATGAAAAGGCTAATACATACATTGTTGGGCGTAACCGTCTGTTTGGCTACTTTATCGGCCTGTAACAATGTAGAAACTAAAAAAAGTAAAGAAATGACAAATCACGAACACACAGACAATAAAAGCGCTTACGCTTGCCCAATGCACTCGGAAGTAACCGGAAAACAGGGCGAAAAATGTCATATCTGTGGAATGGATTTGAAAGCAGTTAACCCTGATAATGCAAATCCTTATCAGGTACAGCTAACTTCTTTTCCACAAAATATAGAAGCCGGAAAACCAACGAAATTGACCCTTGCCATAAAGCAAAATGAAAAAAATGTGCCTCTGGATATTTCACACGAGATGAAATTACATGTCATGGTGGTAAATGAAGATTTAACTTGGTTTCACCACATTCATCCGGAAGAGCAGGCTGACGGTGCCCATGCTGTCACCGAAACATTCCCCAATGGTGGAAAGTATCTGATTTTTTCTGATTTTAAACCGACCGGCGGCGAACAAACTTTAAACAAGCAGGAAATTGAAGTACAAGGAAAAAACATTCCACTTAATAATGACATTTCAACCAAATATGTCTCAAAAGTAGATGGATTTACAGTAACTCTTATCAATGGAAGTGATTTTAAAACCAATAAAACACAACATCTGGAAATAGCCATCGAAAAAGACGGAAAAAAATTAAACGAAAATGACTTGCAACAATATTTAGGCGCATCTGCCCATATCGTAATGATTGGGAAGGTAGATAAAGAATTTTTGCATATTCATCCGGTGTCAGACAAGCGTTTCCCGATTTTTGCACAAACACATATCGAAAAACCAGGAGTTTACAGAATGTGGGCGCAGTTCAAAATCGATGGAACAGTGCATACCGCAGATTTTACCGTTGAGGTAGCAGAAGGTAAAAAAGGCGAAAACGAAGAAAAATCGCACGCGCATCAGCACTAA
- a CDS encoding heavy-metal-associated domain-containing protein: protein MKNIELSIPGMQSAHCQARVNSAIAAIEGIKIENLEAGKLSVSVESDEVKKELVDTIEKNGYKVDADDSEKGASPSSGCCTN, encoded by the coding sequence ATGAAAAATATAGAATTGAGCATACCAGGTATGCAAAGTGCACATTGCCAAGCAAGAGTAAATAGCGCAATCGCAGCTATTGAAGGTATAAAAATCGAAAACTTAGAGGCTGGAAAATTATCCGTTTCTGTTGAAAGCGACGAAGTAAAAAAAGAGCTGGTAGACACTATTGAAAAAAACGGCTACAAAGTAGACGCTGATGATAGCGAAAAAGGTGCAAGCCCTTCAAGCGGATGCTGTACTAACTAA
- a CDS encoding heavy-metal-associated domain-containing protein, which produces MENMNFQFKTNINCSSCLAKVTPFLNEAKGIEKWEVDTFNREKILTLKSEGISEQEVIEIVQKAGFKIEAIK; this is translated from the coding sequence ATGGAAAATATGAATTTTCAGTTCAAAACAAATATCAATTGCAGCAGCTGCTTAGCAAAAGTAACCCCTTTTTTAAATGAGGCTAAAGGTATTGAAAAATGGGAAGTAGACACTTTCAATAGAGAAAAAATCCTCACCCTGAAATCTGAAGGAATTAGCGAACAAGAAGTTATAGAAATAGTTCAGAAGGCAGGTTTCAAAATTGAAGCCATAAAATAA
- a CDS encoding TonB-dependent receptor domain-containing protein: protein MDRIRLFLFLIMILSSCMAYAQVAGVTISGLIKNKTGRLALSYVNVVAKTEKDTAFVAGTITNEEGRFSLTGIKPGNYKLEFSHSGFQKQRQALFVGSLSEFLEVPDIELEQLKDEKETKIEEVILTSTKKNEISNQMDKKTYSVADNISQSGGSVLQSMQNLPGVTVQDGKVQLRGNDKITVLIDGKQTALTGFGSQTGLDNIPASSIDRIEIINNPSSKYDANGNAGIINIIMKKNTKNGWNGKVGFTYGTGSLWVRQENLPTIRPQYSFTPKINPSLSLNYRKNKVNLFLQADNLYTQTLNKNEFVTRTYDDGTIINSQLKRNRNTNFLTTKAGLDWNIDSQNSLTVSGMYGSEKIIDRGDQPFFNGDFSQRLRLWQFLEDELKTTIMGTANYQHKFKEAGHLLNVGFNYTFHREDEKYFYDNYLPNSTGTDAFKLLSDEQVFDLNIDYIKPFKYGRLETGIKLRNRSIPTNMNFIPGANSVLDVNAGGWANYKELIPAVYANYIFETPKWEAELGVRLEYVNIQYDVNLNHPTYKSDGYNYTQPFPNMRLAYKLNDRNKFSIFYNRRVDRPNEVDIRIFPKYDDAEIIKVGNPELRPQFTNSVELGHKYNWDNGYLYSALYHRFSNGTITRISSIVPGSTLVYAVFQNAGKSYNSGLEMILNQKISKVYSFNINGNLYRNQINAFTVTNLYPTPNSFSAEMQNAISGNVKFNNTFKFVGGFDAQLTAVYLAPDIIPQGKIGSRFSVDVGIKKSIQNGKGELFFNATDLLNTMVVKKQIQGIGFRYTSDDYYETQVVRLGYSYKF from the coding sequence ATGGATAGAATCAGATTATTTCTTTTTTTGATAATGATATTAAGTTCTTGTATGGCTTATGCTCAGGTTGCAGGCGTGACTATTTCCGGATTAATCAAAAATAAAACTGGCAGATTGGCTTTGTCTTACGTGAACGTAGTGGCAAAAACAGAAAAAGATACGGCATTTGTGGCTGGAACAATTACTAACGAAGAAGGGAGATTTTCTTTAACAGGAATTAAACCTGGTAATTATAAGCTGGAGTTTTCACATTCAGGGTTTCAAAAGCAGAGACAGGCTTTGTTTGTGGGAAGTCTTTCAGAATTTCTTGAAGTTCCTGATATTGAATTGGAACAGCTAAAAGACGAAAAAGAAACTAAGATTGAGGAAGTTATTTTAACCTCAACAAAGAAAAACGAAATCAGCAATCAGATGGATAAAAAGACCTATTCTGTAGCTGATAATATCAGTCAGAGTGGTGGTTCTGTACTACAATCGATGCAGAATTTACCGGGAGTTACAGTTCAGGATGGGAAAGTTCAGTTGCGAGGAAATGATAAAATCACAGTTTTAATTGATGGAAAGCAAACTGCTCTTACAGGTTTCGGAAGTCAGACCGGATTAGATAATATTCCCGCTTCTTCCATTGATAGAATTGAGATTATCAACAATCCTTCTTCAAAATATGACGCCAATGGAAACGCTGGAATCATCAATATTATCATGAAGAAAAATACAAAAAATGGCTGGAACGGAAAAGTAGGTTTTACCTACGGAACGGGTTCGCTTTGGGTGCGACAAGAAAATCTTCCTACGATAAGACCTCAATATAGTTTTACACCGAAAATTAATCCTTCATTGTCTCTTAACTACAGAAAAAATAAGGTTAATTTATTTCTTCAGGCAGATAACCTTTACACACAGACATTGAATAAAAATGAATTCGTTACAAGAACTTACGATGACGGAACAATCATTAACTCTCAATTAAAACGAAACAGAAATACCAATTTTCTAACGACAAAAGCCGGTTTGGATTGGAATATTGATTCTCAAAATTCATTAACGGTTTCCGGAATGTATGGAAGTGAAAAAATTATTGACCGTGGTGACCAGCCTTTTTTCAACGGAGATTTTTCTCAACGCCTTCGCTTGTGGCAGTTTTTGGAAGATGAATTGAAGACAACGATAATGGGAACGGCTAATTATCAGCATAAATTCAAAGAAGCGGGTCATTTGCTGAATGTGGGTTTCAATTATACCTTTCACAGAGAAGATGAAAAATATTTTTATGATAATTATTTGCCAAATTCCACAGGAACAGATGCTTTTAAATTATTATCGGATGAGCAGGTTTTTGATTTGAATATAGATTACATCAAACCTTTTAAATACGGACGATTGGAAACCGGAATTAAATTGAGAAACCGAAGTATTCCTACCAATATGAATTTTATTCCCGGAGCAAACTCTGTTTTGGATGTGAATGCAGGAGGTTGGGCAAATTACAAAGAATTAATTCCTGCCGTTTATGCGAATTATATTTTCGAAACTCCAAAATGGGAAGCTGAATTGGGAGTAAGGTTAGAATATGTGAACATTCAGTACGATGTCAACCTGAATCATCCAACCTATAAAAGCGATGGTTACAATTACACACAACCGTTTCCAAATATGAGATTGGCATATAAACTCAATGACAGAAACAAATTTTCAATTTTTTACAACAGAAGAGTTGATAGACCCAATGAAGTGGATATCAGAATTTTTCCAAAATATGACGATGCCGAAATTATCAAGGTGGGAAATCCCGAATTGAGACCTCAATTTACCAATTCGGTTGAGTTGGGACATAAATATAACTGGGATAATGGCTATTTGTATTCTGCATTGTATCATCGTTTTTCTAATGGAACAATTACGAGAATTTCGAGTATTGTTCCGGGGAGCACTTTAGTTTATGCTGTATTTCAGAATGCCGGAAAAAGCTATAATTCAGGACTTGAAATGATTTTAAATCAGAAAATTTCAAAAGTGTATTCATTTAATATCAATGGAAATCTTTACAGAAACCAGATTAATGCTTTTACCGTAACCAACCTTTATCCGACTCCGAATTCTTTTTCGGCAGAAATGCAAAATGCTATATCTGGAAATGTGAAATTCAATAATACTTTCAAATTTGTTGGTGGATTTGATGCTCAGCTGACGGCAGTTTATTTGGCTCCGGATATTATTCCACAAGGGAAAATAGGTTCGAGGTTTTCTGTTGATGTTGGTATTAAAAAGTCAATTCAAAACGGAAAAGGAGAGTTGTTTTTTAATGCTACCGATTTGCTAAATACGATGGTGGTTAAAAAGCAGATTCAGGGAATTGGCTTCCGCTACACCAGCGATGATTACTACGAAACACAGGTTGTAAGATTGGGTTATAGCTATAAGTTTTAA
- a CDS encoding HD domain-containing protein: MNNLLQAVRDYAILFLTENLSNELTFHNIGHTYEVVSAVREICQESELSEEDICILQVSAWFHDCGYAFIYKGHEQESKRIASDFLRNFGCEKDFIQKVLQCIDSTKNPQNPISEVEKILCDTDLFHLTKTNYPKYEKALRLEFEKYLGLVFTDEEWQMENYDFLKNHQYFTEYGQNTLAKFKEVNVRLTNDFNKF, from the coding sequence ATGAATAATTTATTACAAGCTGTAAGAGATTATGCGATCCTTTTTCTTACAGAAAATCTTTCAAACGAATTGACCTTTCACAATATCGGGCATACTTATGAAGTGGTTTCTGCAGTGCGTGAAATCTGTCAGGAAAGTGAACTTTCTGAGGAAGATATTTGCATTTTGCAGGTTTCTGCCTGGTTTCACGATTGCGGATATGCTTTTATTTATAAAGGTCACGAACAAGAAAGTAAGAGAATTGCCAGTGATTTTCTTAGAAATTTCGGTTGTGAAAAAGATTTCATCCAAAAGGTTTTACAATGTATCGATTCTACAAAAAATCCTCAAAATCCTATATCAGAGGTTGAAAAAATTCTATGTGATACAGATTTATTTCATTTAACAAAAACTAATTATCCTAAATATGAAAAAGCTTTAAGATTGGAGTTCGAAAAATATCTCGGACTTGTTTTTACAGATGAAGAATGGCAGATGGAGAACTATGATTTTCTAAAAAATCACCAATATTTTACAGAGTACGGGCAAAATACCCTTGCGAAATTTAAAGAAGTTAATGTTCGACTCACAAATGATTTTAATAAATTCTAA
- a CDS encoding phosphatase PAP2 family protein, whose protein sequence is MSNYRQITAVSLFILLSVFGNCKAQNNDTVQIQEAEKDSTIVLNTEKNTLNYKKLIVPTVLIGYGAASLSMNGLKQLNFSTRDEINEHKPDHIRLDNYSQFAPAALVYGLNAFGVEGKHNFRDRSIIYGTSMMITSAFVLPLKHITKEERPDQSNNLSFPSGHTAIAFASAQFMYREYKDTNFLLGISGYSLAVFTGVYRMLNDKHWFGDVVAGAGFGILSTELSYWLFPKINTLLGGKNKNSATMVMPFYQNKSVGIGFVKSF, encoded by the coding sequence ATGTCAAATTACCGTCAAATAACAGCCGTCAGCCTTTTCATTTTACTATCAGTTTTTGGAAATTGTAAGGCGCAAAATAATGATACAGTTCAGATTCAGGAAGCTGAAAAAGACAGCACAATTGTACTGAATACAGAAAAAAATACGTTAAACTATAAAAAATTAATTGTTCCGACAGTGCTGATTGGATATGGCGCCGCCAGTTTAAGTATGAATGGTTTAAAACAATTAAATTTCTCCACAAGAGACGAGATTAACGAACACAAACCAGACCACATCAGACTTGATAACTACTCTCAATTTGCGCCTGCAGCATTGGTTTATGGATTAAATGCATTCGGAGTAGAAGGGAAACACAATTTTCGTGACAGAAGTATAATCTACGGCACGTCGATGATGATAACTTCTGCATTTGTGCTTCCTTTGAAACATATTACAAAAGAAGAAAGACCCGACCAATCTAATAATCTGTCGTTTCCTTCGGGCCATACTGCGATTGCATTTGCGTCTGCGCAGTTTATGTACAGAGAATATAAAGATACCAATTTTTTACTCGGAATTTCAGGATATTCTTTAGCTGTTTTCACCGGAGTTTACAGAATGCTGAATGACAAACATTGGTTTGGAGATGTGGTTGCCGGAGCCGGTTTTGGGATTCTTTCGACAGAATTATCGTATTGGTTATTTCCAAAAATAAATACTCTTTTGGGAGGGAAAAATAAGAATTCAGCAACAATGGTGATGCCTTTTTACCAGAATAAAAGTGTAGGAATTGGCTTTGTTAAGAGTTTTTAA
- a CDS encoding outer membrane beta-barrel protein → MKQLSIPIILLFTILANAQTTNPGTTKDSLKGNQIKNIQEVIISGKKAVVENKIDKIVYNVANDLTSQTGAAIDILRKVPQVTVDADGNVELQGNPNVRFLINGKPSSIFGNSLADALASIPASQIKSIEAVTSPGAKYDAQGTGGIINIVLNESKVKGINGIVNGSLGTRFETGSVNLNFRNNNFSLNAFFSGNAQLKSRTPSSQNRISHTTTNETQLLQNGYTDFQRYGYRTGLGFDWSINKANALSGSISYNDFANKSIGFINQEQYIRDFSTSGEQSIIGYRNSDNRSSVNSIDANLSYRKTFQKEGQELTADYVVSFGSPKSNYLQTQSLAGAFSPYDGISGSNPGTDTSHNLSVDYVQPINDKVTLEMGAKSVFQHITTATNVNVLDALSGQYESDPFQSFHLKYDMGVYATYFSSSLKLFNDWLDVRAGARYEYTTVKIDYQNTNIPSYSLLVPSFILSHKFDSGETIKLAYTRRVERPEYSELNPFLNFSDPHNLTTGNPSLKPEIGDNMELGYNKSFENGANLSLTLTERINSQDLKQITTFYPIYTVNGTDYTNISVTSRDNIGKEYNSGGILSGSIPLLNNKLNIRGNMMLFHRYIVSDYFGNVDMGMRYRLNLNMNYQFPKDFIVEMFGNYNSSAKNIQGKNPQSITYSIAARKQFWNKKASIGFTATNPFSKYINQVTTVNTNDYSSYSERYLPLRSFGISFSYKFGKMDFKKDKDISDDYLNAASQGN, encoded by the coding sequence GTGAAACAACTATCAATTCCTATTATTTTACTATTTACAATATTGGCTAACGCCCAAACTACAAATCCGGGAACAACGAAAGATTCTTTAAAAGGAAATCAAATTAAAAACATTCAGGAAGTTATCATTAGCGGAAAAAAGGCTGTTGTAGAAAATAAAATTGACAAAATCGTTTATAATGTTGCCAATGATTTAACATCACAAACTGGTGCTGCGATAGATATTTTGAGAAAAGTTCCGCAGGTAACTGTAGATGCAGACGGAAATGTCGAGCTTCAAGGAAATCCGAATGTCAGGTTTTTAATTAATGGAAAACCGTCCAGTATATTCGGAAATAGTCTCGCTGATGCGCTGGCTTCGATTCCTGCAAGTCAGATAAAAAGTATAGAAGCGGTTACAAGTCCTGGAGCAAAATATGATGCACAAGGAACTGGCGGAATTATCAACATTGTTCTGAACGAAAGTAAAGTAAAAGGCATCAACGGAATTGTCAACGGTTCTTTGGGAACAAGATTTGAAACTGGTTCTGTCAATCTTAATTTTAGGAATAACAATTTCAGTTTAAATGCTTTTTTCAGCGGAAATGCACAATTGAAATCCCGAACGCCTTCTTCGCAAAATAGAATTTCACATACCACAACGAACGAAACTCAGTTACTGCAAAATGGGTACACCGATTTTCAAAGATACGGATATCGTACAGGTTTGGGTTTTGACTGGTCAATCAACAAGGCAAATGCGTTGAGCGGTTCGATTTCTTACAATGATTTTGCTAATAAAAGCATTGGGTTCATCAATCAGGAACAGTATATTAGGGATTTTTCTACATCGGGCGAACAGTCAATTATCGGTTACAGAAACTCTGACAATCGTTCTTCTGTGAATTCTATTGATGCCAATTTAAGTTACCGAAAAACATTTCAAAAAGAAGGTCAGGAATTAACGGCAGATTATGTGGTAAGCTTTGGTTCGCCGAAAAGTAATTATTTGCAAACGCAGAGTTTAGCCGGCGCATTTTCTCCGTATGACGGCATTTCCGGAAGCAATCCGGGAACAGATACAAGTCATAATTTGTCAGTTGATTATGTACAGCCAATTAATGATAAAGTGACGCTGGAAATGGGTGCGAAATCGGTTTTTCAGCACATTACAACCGCAACTAATGTAAATGTTTTGGATGCTTTGTCAGGACAATATGAATCTGATCCTTTTCAGTCTTTTCATTTGAAATATGATATGGGAGTTTATGCGACATACTTTTCATCTTCCCTAAAATTATTTAATGATTGGCTGGATGTAAGAGCAGGAGCACGTTACGAATATACAACGGTGAAAATTGATTATCAGAATACCAATATTCCATCTTACAGTTTGCTCGTTCCTTCATTTATTCTGTCACACAAATTTGACAGCGGAGAAACGATAAAACTGGCTTATACAAGACGAGTTGAAAGACCTGAATATTCTGAATTGAATCCGTTTTTAAACTTCAGCGATCCTCATAATTTGACCACAGGAAATCCTTCATTAAAACCTGAAATTGGCGATAATATGGAATTGGGCTACAATAAAAGTTTTGAAAATGGAGCTAATCTTTCGTTGACGCTTACAGAAAGAATAAACAGTCAGGATTTAAAACAAATCACCACTTTTTACCCAATTTATACCGTTAATGGAACAGATTATACCAATATTTCTGTTACTTCTAGGGACAATATTGGGAAAGAATATAATTCCGGAGGTATTTTGTCGGGTTCAATTCCTTTGTTAAATAATAAATTAAATATTCGTGGAAATATGATGCTTTTCCACCGATATATTGTCAGCGATTATTTTGGAAATGTTGATATGGGAATGCGTTATCGATTAAATTTGAATATGAATTATCAGTTTCCAAAAGATTTTATTGTAGAAATGTTTGGAAATTATAATTCTTCAGCGAAAAATATTCAGGGTAAAAACCCTCAATCTATCACGTACAGCATTGCAGCGAGAAAACAATTTTGGAACAAAAAAGCGAGTATAGGTTTTACGGCGACCAATCCTTTCAGCAAATATATTAACCAAGTTACGACAGTTAATACGAATGATTATAGCTCATATTCTGAGCGCTATTTACCGCTTCGTTCGTTTGGAATCAGTTTCAGTTATAAATTCGGAAAAATGGATTTTAAAAAAGATAAAGATATCAGTGATGATTATTTGAATGCGGCTTCGCAAGGGAATTAG
- a CDS encoding PepSY-like domain-containing protein — protein sequence MGKEDGKFEASFKYKGQEMSVVYNAQGALEEKEVEIKANQLPEKVSSYIAKNKLGKIKEAAKITKANGTIMYEAEVENGDALFDVKGNFIKLHKD from the coding sequence GTGGGAAAAGAAGACGGAAAATTTGAAGCTTCTTTCAAATACAAAGGGCAGGAAATGAGTGTGGTTTATAATGCTCAGGGAGCTTTAGAAGAAAAAGAAGTTGAAATTAAAGCTAATCAGCTTCCTGAAAAAGTTTCATCTTATATTGCGAAAAATAAATTAGGAAAAATAAAAGAAGCTGCAAAAATCACGAAAGCCAACGGAACAATAATGTACGAAGCAGAAGTTGAGAATGGAGATGCTTTGTTTGATGTAAAAGGTAATTTTATCAAACTTCATAAAGATTAG